A stretch of the Rosa rugosa chromosome 5, drRosRugo1.1, whole genome shotgun sequence genome encodes the following:
- the LOC133709069 gene encoding sulfhydryl oxidase 2 isoform X2 → MSSTLCLLLLLLILSLLTVTISSPGSRSILRAVNTGTAADLRDYAVDLNVTNFDAVLRDTPATYAVVEFFAHWCPACRNYKPHYEKVARLFNGPDAVYPGMVLMTRVDCASKINTKLCDNFSVSHYPMLFWGSPSKFVSAGWEPKQEKSDIQVIDNGRTADRLLSWINKQMGSSFGLDDQKFENDHLPSNASDPGQIARAVYDVEEATSTAFEIILEHKMIKSETRASLVKFLQLMVAHNPSRRCRKGGAEVLVNFDDVYPLDVWSDNRHEDQDGKGALGNIQICGRDVPRGYWMFCRGSKNDTRGFSCGLWVLLHSLSVRIEDGESSFAFSTICDFVHNFFICEECRQHFYDMCSRVSGPFNKSRDFALWLWTAHNKVNERLIKEEASLGTGDPKFPKMIWPPRQLCSSCYRSQKNNNIDWDEDAVFNFLTNYYGKTLVSLNKDKGLNGIDGTNAALEDLVPSTNAIVVPLGAAFAIAVASCAFGALACYWRSQQKSRKPRRTWS, encoded by the exons ATGTCTTCTACGCtctgccttcttcttcttcttctgattcTGAGCCTGCTCACCGTTACAATCTCGTCGCCGGGATCGCGGTCAATCCTACGCGCCGTCAACACCGGCACCGCCGCCGATCTCCGCGACTACGCCGTCGATTTGAACGTCACCAATTTCGATGCGGTGCTCCGTGACACTCCCGCCACCTACGCAGTAGTCGAATTCTTCGCTCACTG GTGTCCGGCTTGCCGAAATTATAAG CCGCATTACGAAAAGGTTGCGAGGCTGTTCAATGGGCCTGATGCTGTGTATCCGGGGATGGTATTGATGACAAGGGTTGACTGTGCGTCAAAG ATAAATACCAAACTCTGTGATAACTTCTCTGTAAGCCATTATCCTATGCTCTTTTGGGGCTCTCCATCTAAATTTGTATCTGCTGGTTGGGAGCCTAAACAAGAGAAGAGTGATATACAAGTCATTGATAATGGGCGTACAGCTGACCGGCTGCTTAGTTGGATCAACAAGCAAATGGGCAG CTCATTTGGATTGGATGATCAGAAATTTGAAAATGACCATCTTCCATCAAATGCGTCAGACCCTGGACAG ATTGCTCGTGCTGTCTATGATGTCGAGGAGGCGACATCCACAGCTTTTGAAATTATCTTAGAACATAAG ATGATCAAATCAGAAACACGGGCCTCACTAGTTAAATTTCTTCAACTTATGGTAGCTCACAATCCTTCAaggag GTGCCGGAAGGGAGGTGCAGAGGTGCTTGTGAATTTTGATGACGTATACCCACTAGATGTGTGGTCAGATAACAGACATGAAGACCAAGATGGAAAGGGTGCCCTGGGAAATATTCAGATTTGTGGTAGAGATGTTCCTCGTGGGTATTGG ATGTTCTGTCGTGGTAGCAAGAATGATACCAGGGGATTTAG CTGCGGATTATGGGTTCTTCTTCATTCACTGTCGGTGCGAATTGAGGATGGAGAGAGCTCTTTTGCGTTCTCCACCATTTGTGATTTTGTGCACAACTTCTTTATCTGTGAGGAGTGTCGCCAACATTTTTATGACATGTGTTCAAG GGTTTCTGGTCCTTTCAACAAATCCCGTGACTTTGCCCTTTGGCTGTGGACTGCGCACAATAAAGTCAATGAGAGATTAATTAAAGAGGAAGCCTCTCTAGGAACTGGTGATCCCAAATTCCCAAAGATGATTTGGCCTCCAAGGCAACTTTGCTCATCTTGTTACCGCTCCCAGAAGAACAACAATATTGATTGGGACGAGGATGCTGTGTTCAACTTTTTGACCAATTATTATGGGAAGACGCTTGTTTCTCTAAACAAAGATAAGGGTCTTAATGGGATTGATGGGACCAATGCAGCGCTTGAAGATTTAGTTCCTTCAACAAACGCTATTGTGGTGCCTCTGGGGGCTGCATTTGCCATTGCTGTTGCTAGTTGTGCATTTGGGGCACTCGCTTGCTACTGGCGTTCACAGCAGAAGAGTCGGAA GCCAAGGAGAACCTGGAGCTAA
- the LOC133709070 gene encoding uncharacterized protein LOC133709070, protein MGEHFVLLVDRLLTESTLEAIESRNRSVQATSSAVENRKLDYSNCQKIDFEDIVLSPRKIVECRICQDEDEDSKMETPCSCCGSLKYAHRRCVQRWCNEKGDTLCEICHQQFKPGYTAPPPLFQFGRIPMNFRGNWEVSRRGSPRIIMVSTDREFLHPDHEYDEYSASTARSVLWCRSVAFIFMVLLILRHTLPLIISGNKDYSFPLIMLLVLRTVGIVVPIYVMVRLVTAIQRRRSQPDFSSSSMTSSDDEETESSSVLQPQPHIIRIATEN, encoded by the exons ATGGGTGAACACTTTGTATTGTTGGTGGATCGATTGCTCACAGAATCCACATTAGAGGCAATCGAGAGCAGAAACAGGTCGGTGCAAGCCACATCCTCAGCAGTTGAAAATCGGAAACTTGATTACTCAAATTGCCAGAAGATAGATTTTGAGGATATTGTACTATCTCCTAGGAAAATAGTAGAATGCAGAATATGTCAGGATGAGGATGAAGATTCGAAGATGGAGACGCCTTGTTCTTGTTGTGGCAGCTTAAAG TACGCTCACCGCAGATGTGTACAGAGATGGTGTAATGAGAAAGGTGACACGCTGTGTGAGATATGCCACCAA CAATTCAAGCCTGGTTATACAGCTCCTCCTCCACTGTTTCAATTCGGGCGTATACCTATGAACTTCAG GGGGAACTGGGAAGTTTCGAGAAGGGGCAGTCCACGTATTATAATGGTTTCAACTGATCGTGAGTTCCTGCATCCTGATCATGAGTATGATGAGTATTCTGCTTCTACTGCAAGAAGTGTGTTATGGTGTCGATCAGTCGCGTTCATT TTCATGGTTTTGCTGATTTTAAGGCACACTCTTCCTCTCATAATTAGTGGAAACAAAGACTACTCCTTCCCACTTATTATG TTATTAGTTTTAAGAACTGTTGGGATCGTTGTGCCAATTTATGTAATGGTGAGGCTAGTAACTGCTATTCAGCGACGCCGAAGCCAACCA GATTTTTCCAGTTCGTCGATGACTTCCTCCGACGATGAAGAAACAGAATCTTCTTCAGTCCTGCAGCCTCAGCCTCATATCATTCGAATAGCAACAGAAAATTAA
- the LOC133709069 gene encoding sulfhydryl oxidase 2 isoform X1: MSSTLCLLLLLLILSLLTVTISSPGSRSILRAVNTGTAADLRDYAVDLNVTNFDAVLRDTPATYAVVEFFAHWCPACRNYKPHYEKVARLFNGPDAVYPGMVLMTRVDCASKINTKLCDNFSVSHYPMLFWGSPSKFVSAGWEPKQEKSDIQVIDNGRTADRLLSWINKQMGSSFGLDDQKFENDHLPSNASDPGQIARAVYDVEEATSTAFEIILEHKMIKSETRASLVKFLQLMVAHNPSRRCRKGGAEVLVNFDDVYPLDVWSDNRHEDQDGKGALGNIQICGRDVPRGYWMFCRGSKNDTRGFSCGLWVLLHSLSVRIEDGESSFAFSTICDFVHNFFICEECRQHFYDMCSRVSGPFNKSRDFALWLWTAHNKVNERLIKEEASLGTGDPKFPKMIWPPRQLCSSCYRSQKNNNIDWDEDAVFNFLTNYYGKTLVSLNKDKGLNGIDGTNAALEDLVPSTNAIVVPLGAAFAIAVASCAFGALACYWRSQQKSRKYFHHLHSLKNI, from the exons ATGTCTTCTACGCtctgccttcttcttcttcttctgattcTGAGCCTGCTCACCGTTACAATCTCGTCGCCGGGATCGCGGTCAATCCTACGCGCCGTCAACACCGGCACCGCCGCCGATCTCCGCGACTACGCCGTCGATTTGAACGTCACCAATTTCGATGCGGTGCTCCGTGACACTCCCGCCACCTACGCAGTAGTCGAATTCTTCGCTCACTG GTGTCCGGCTTGCCGAAATTATAAG CCGCATTACGAAAAGGTTGCGAGGCTGTTCAATGGGCCTGATGCTGTGTATCCGGGGATGGTATTGATGACAAGGGTTGACTGTGCGTCAAAG ATAAATACCAAACTCTGTGATAACTTCTCTGTAAGCCATTATCCTATGCTCTTTTGGGGCTCTCCATCTAAATTTGTATCTGCTGGTTGGGAGCCTAAACAAGAGAAGAGTGATATACAAGTCATTGATAATGGGCGTACAGCTGACCGGCTGCTTAGTTGGATCAACAAGCAAATGGGCAG CTCATTTGGATTGGATGATCAGAAATTTGAAAATGACCATCTTCCATCAAATGCGTCAGACCCTGGACAG ATTGCTCGTGCTGTCTATGATGTCGAGGAGGCGACATCCACAGCTTTTGAAATTATCTTAGAACATAAG ATGATCAAATCAGAAACACGGGCCTCACTAGTTAAATTTCTTCAACTTATGGTAGCTCACAATCCTTCAaggag GTGCCGGAAGGGAGGTGCAGAGGTGCTTGTGAATTTTGATGACGTATACCCACTAGATGTGTGGTCAGATAACAGACATGAAGACCAAGATGGAAAGGGTGCCCTGGGAAATATTCAGATTTGTGGTAGAGATGTTCCTCGTGGGTATTGG ATGTTCTGTCGTGGTAGCAAGAATGATACCAGGGGATTTAG CTGCGGATTATGGGTTCTTCTTCATTCACTGTCGGTGCGAATTGAGGATGGAGAGAGCTCTTTTGCGTTCTCCACCATTTGTGATTTTGTGCACAACTTCTTTATCTGTGAGGAGTGTCGCCAACATTTTTATGACATGTGTTCAAG GGTTTCTGGTCCTTTCAACAAATCCCGTGACTTTGCCCTTTGGCTGTGGACTGCGCACAATAAAGTCAATGAGAGATTAATTAAAGAGGAAGCCTCTCTAGGAACTGGTGATCCCAAATTCCCAAAGATGATTTGGCCTCCAAGGCAACTTTGCTCATCTTGTTACCGCTCCCAGAAGAACAACAATATTGATTGGGACGAGGATGCTGTGTTCAACTTTTTGACCAATTATTATGGGAAGACGCTTGTTTCTCTAAACAAAGATAAGGGTCTTAATGGGATTGATGGGACCAATGCAGCGCTTGAAGATTTAGTTCCTTCAACAAACGCTATTGTGGTGCCTCTGGGGGCTGCATTTGCCATTGCTGTTGCTAGTTGTGCATTTGGGGCACTCGCTTGCTACTGGCGTTCACAGCAGAAGAGTCGGAAGTATTTCCACCATCTACACTCTTTAAAGAACATTTGA
- the LOC133709168 gene encoding protein PTST homolog 2, chloroplastic isoform X1: MLAFTHFHLVPGFFPPVLHVTNSAAGMRRGRVLEPARLRVVGESRSRVSVVLGFWEGRKEGGCGFVRRCRDSDLEGDFALEAEILEFMKGSDKPRAFPSKRDLVEAGRLDLVDAIVREGGWLSLGWDLGDEETAQDSGGFRNWDEGYESSDSDMVSDSSSSSVVASSSGTSLEAATTEVDTGIEGILNRLEKQRNLTLGFVLRDKEDSTGLANNDNKHDRCPETSTDATVGATSRSIRPASSNPTKAILSDLGGPLNHSRSLLDADVQRNYPKPEMWRTWSSQRAGSSDLEFEAGEVSYDEMGGSKGVLQNEILQTKEGANEPNGRNDLDSEDEVINYKQVRIRMQHLESELSSVLHSLRSKTSNVAPKEMGDHESSSDDLWKVSDAWEFQENEIMHAQNKLRSTRAKLAVLEGKMAMAIIAVQKKVEEKQKRVNDARRALRLLRTALIVWTNPASEVLLAGSYDGWATQRKMERSSTGIFSVSLKLYPGRYEIKFIVDGEWRIDPLRPIVRNDGFENNILIIT, translated from the exons ATGCTCGCCTTCACCCACTTCCATCTAGTCCCCGGTTTTTTTCCTCCGGTCCTCCACGTCACCAATTCGGCCGCCGGAATGAGGCGGGGACGTGTTCTTGAGCCGGCGAGGCTTAGGGTGGTGGGAGAAAGCAGAAGCAGGGTTTCTGTTGTTCTAGGGTTTTGGGAGGGGAGGAAAGAAGGGGGTTGTGGGTTTGTGAGGCGGTGTAGGGATTCTGATTTGGAAGGGGATTTTGCCCTGGAAGCTGAGATTTTGGAGTTCATGAAGGGCTCGGACAAGCCTCGGGCTTTTCCGAGCAAGAGGGACTTGGTGGAGGCTGGGAGGTTGGATTTGGTCGACGCCATTGTGAGGGAAGGTGGTTGGCTTTCGTTGGGTTGGGATTTGGGGGATGAAGAAACAGCTCAAGATAGTGGTGGCTTTAGGAATTGGGATGAAGGATACGAGAGCAGTGATTCCGATATGGTttctgattcttcttcttcttctgtagTAGCGTCGTCGTCTGGTACATCACT AGAAGCTGCAACAACTGAGGTTGATACTGGAATCGAGGGTATATTGAACCGATTAGAGAAACAGAGAAATTTGACCCTTGGGTTTGTTTTGAGAGATAAAGAAGACAGTACTGGCCTCGCAAATAATGATAACAAACATGATCGGTGCCCTGAAACCTCAACTGATGCG ACAGTTGGCGCAACAAGCAGAAGTATCAGACCTGCTTCATCAAACCCCACTAAAGCCATTCTTAGTGATTTGGGAGGCCCACTTAATCATAGCAGATCTCTTTTAGATGCTGATGTTCAGAGAAACTATCCAAAGCCTGAAATGTGGAGAACTTGGAGCAGCCAAAGGGCTGGATCTTCAGATCTGGAATTTGAAG CTGGTGAAGTTTCTTATGATGAAATGGGAGGATCAAAGGGAGTTTTGCAAAATGAAATACTTCAAACGAAAGAGGGTGCTAATGAACCGAATGGAAGGAATGATCTAGATTCTGAGGATGAAGTGATCAATTACAAACAAGTACGAATTCGCATGCAGCACCTTGAATCCGAGCTATCCTCTGTACTTCACTCATTGAGGTCTAAAACTAGTAATGTTGCACCAAAGGAGATGGGG GATCATGAAAGCTCCTCTGATGATTTGTGGAAAGTGTCTGATGCTTGGGAGTTTCAAGAAAATGAAATTATGCATGCCCAGAACAAATTACGTTCAACACGTGCAAAGCTTGCTGTTTTAGAAGGAAAGATGGCGATGGCAATAAT TGCTGTGCAAAAGAAAGTGGAGGAGAAACAGAAGAGGGTTAATGATGCTCGTAGAGCCTTACGGCTTCTCCGAACTGCTTTAATAGTTTGGACCAATCCAGCCTCAGAAGTGCTTTTAGCAGGATCATATGATGGTTGGGCTACCCAG AGAAAGATGGAGAGGTCGAGTACAGGAATCTTCTCTGTTAGCCTTAAGTTGTATCCGGGTAGATATGAG ATCAAATTCATTGTTGATGGGGAATGGCGAATTGATCCCCTACGCCCTATTGTTCGCAACGACGGATTTGAAAATAATATACTGATTATAACATAA
- the LOC133709169 gene encoding ultraviolet-B receptor UVR8: MEENEEGRVKNEEEEEQQVWSWGAGTDGQLGTGRLQDELLPQLLRLPSLSAVGPISLLACGGAHVLALTSGGKVLTWGRGTSGQLGHSDRVNSPHPKLVMSLDTYFITHASAGWNHSGFVSDARDVFTCGDGSFGQLGHGDYSLHCSPVKVSFFDDHCVEQIACGMRHSLVLLKGDSGDEVYGFGSGKRGQLGISKDKIKSISLPEQIYGLEGVKVTSIIANGDQSAALSADGHMYTWGKGFGGTSSAHSPQSLPTSLWFTKAAVGWNHALLLTAGGEVFMLGGNHHGVLGNPDKMTPARLLADSGEAILDKVPGLEENKIMDIAAGAEHSVIVTDDGEIKTWGWGEHGQLGLGNTCDQTTPQEVSLGHKSRKEAAAIKIYCGSGFTMAVRTPHLPSQTD; this comes from the exons ATGGAAGAGAATGAAGAAGGCAGGGtaaaaaacgaagaagaagaagagcaacaAGTATGGAGTTGGGGGGCAGGAACGGACGGGCAGCTGGGCACGGGCAGGCTACAGGATGAGCTCCTCCCTCAGTTGCTTCGTCTACCTTCTCTCTCCGCCGTGGGACCCATCTCTCTCCTCGCCTGCGGCGGCGCTCACGTTCTCGCCTTAACATCAG GTGGGAAGGTGCTGACATGGGGAAGAGGCACATCTGGTCAGCTTGGTCATTCTGATAGGGTTAATAGCCCACATCCCAAGCTTGTAATGTCTTTGGACACCTACTTCATTACGCATGCTTCTGCTGGCTGGAACCACTCGGGTTTCGTTTCAG ATGCGAGGGATGTTTTCACATGTGGAGATGGCTCATTTGGTCAGCTCGGGCATGGTGATTATAGTTTACATTGCAGTCCTGTCAAAGTCTCTTTCTTTGATGACCATTGTGTTGAGCAGATAGCATGTGGTATGCGCCATTCTCTTGTTTTGCTGAAAG GTGATTCAGGAGATGAAGTATACGGGTTTGGCTCCGGTAAGCGTGGTCAACTTGGTATCTCCAAGGATAAGATCAAGTCAATTAGTCTTCCTGAACAAATTTATGGACTTGAAGGTGTAAAAGTTACTAGCATCATTGCAAATGGAGATCAAAGTGCAGCATTATCTG CTGATGGGCATATGTACACTTGGGGAaaagggtttggtggcacttcAAGTGCTCACTCCCCACAGTCTTTACCTACATCGTTATGGTTTACCAAAGCTGCTGTTGGATGGAATCATGCTTTATTATTAACTGCTG GTGGAGAAGTTTTCATGCTCGGTGGAAATCACCATGGAGTCCTTGGTAATCCTGACAAAATGACTCCAGCCAGGCTCTTAGCAG ATTCAGGAGAAGCTATCCTGGATAAAGTCCCTGGTCTTGAAGAGAATAAGATCATGGACATTGCAGCCGGGGCTGAGCACTCTGTTATTGTCACAG ATGATGGAGAAATTAAGACATGGGGCTGGGGTGAACATGGTCAGCTTGGCTTGGGAAATACATGCGATCAAACAACTCCTCAAGAAGTGAGTCTCGGACACAAATCTCGGAAAGAAGCTGCTGCAATCAAGATTTACTGTGGTAGTGGGTTCACAATGGCTGTAAGAACACCGCATCTTCCTTCTCAGACTGATTAG
- the LOC133709168 gene encoding protein PTST homolog 2, chloroplastic isoform X2, which translates to MLAFTHFHLVPGFFPPVLHVTNSAAGMRRGRVLEPARLRVVGESRSRVSVVLGFWEGRKEGGCGFVRRCRDSDLEGDFALEAEILEFMKGSDKPRAFPSKRDLVEAGRLDLVDAIVREGGWLSLGWDLGDEETAQDSGGFRNWDEGYESSDSDMVSDSSSSSVVASSSGTSLEAATTEVDTGIEGILNRLEKQRNLTLGFVLRDKEDSTGLANNDNKHDRCPETSTDATVGATSRSIRPASSNPTKAILSDLGGPLNHSRSLLDADVQRNYPKPEMWRTWSSQRAGSSDLEFEAGEVSYDEMGGSKGVLQNEILQTKEGANEPNGRNDLDSEDEVINYKQDHESSSDDLWKVSDAWEFQENEIMHAQNKLRSTRAKLAVLEGKMAMAIIAVQKKVEEKQKRVNDARRALRLLRTALIVWTNPASEVLLAGSYDGWATQRKMERSSTGIFSVSLKLYPGRYEIKFIVDGEWRIDPLRPIVRNDGFENNILIIT; encoded by the exons ATGCTCGCCTTCACCCACTTCCATCTAGTCCCCGGTTTTTTTCCTCCGGTCCTCCACGTCACCAATTCGGCCGCCGGAATGAGGCGGGGACGTGTTCTTGAGCCGGCGAGGCTTAGGGTGGTGGGAGAAAGCAGAAGCAGGGTTTCTGTTGTTCTAGGGTTTTGGGAGGGGAGGAAAGAAGGGGGTTGTGGGTTTGTGAGGCGGTGTAGGGATTCTGATTTGGAAGGGGATTTTGCCCTGGAAGCTGAGATTTTGGAGTTCATGAAGGGCTCGGACAAGCCTCGGGCTTTTCCGAGCAAGAGGGACTTGGTGGAGGCTGGGAGGTTGGATTTGGTCGACGCCATTGTGAGGGAAGGTGGTTGGCTTTCGTTGGGTTGGGATTTGGGGGATGAAGAAACAGCTCAAGATAGTGGTGGCTTTAGGAATTGGGATGAAGGATACGAGAGCAGTGATTCCGATATGGTttctgattcttcttcttcttctgtagTAGCGTCGTCGTCTGGTACATCACT AGAAGCTGCAACAACTGAGGTTGATACTGGAATCGAGGGTATATTGAACCGATTAGAGAAACAGAGAAATTTGACCCTTGGGTTTGTTTTGAGAGATAAAGAAGACAGTACTGGCCTCGCAAATAATGATAACAAACATGATCGGTGCCCTGAAACCTCAACTGATGCG ACAGTTGGCGCAACAAGCAGAAGTATCAGACCTGCTTCATCAAACCCCACTAAAGCCATTCTTAGTGATTTGGGAGGCCCACTTAATCATAGCAGATCTCTTTTAGATGCTGATGTTCAGAGAAACTATCCAAAGCCTGAAATGTGGAGAACTTGGAGCAGCCAAAGGGCTGGATCTTCAGATCTGGAATTTGAAG CTGGTGAAGTTTCTTATGATGAAATGGGAGGATCAAAGGGAGTTTTGCAAAATGAAATACTTCAAACGAAAGAGGGTGCTAATGAACCGAATGGAAGGAATGATCTAGATTCTGAGGATGAAGTGATCAATTACAAACAA GATCATGAAAGCTCCTCTGATGATTTGTGGAAAGTGTCTGATGCTTGGGAGTTTCAAGAAAATGAAATTATGCATGCCCAGAACAAATTACGTTCAACACGTGCAAAGCTTGCTGTTTTAGAAGGAAAGATGGCGATGGCAATAAT TGCTGTGCAAAAGAAAGTGGAGGAGAAACAGAAGAGGGTTAATGATGCTCGTAGAGCCTTACGGCTTCTCCGAACTGCTTTAATAGTTTGGACCAATCCAGCCTCAGAAGTGCTTTTAGCAGGATCATATGATGGTTGGGCTACCCAG AGAAAGATGGAGAGGTCGAGTACAGGAATCTTCTCTGTTAGCCTTAAGTTGTATCCGGGTAGATATGAG ATCAAATTCATTGTTGATGGGGAATGGCGAATTGATCCCCTACGCCCTATTGTTCGCAACGACGGATTTGAAAATAATATACTGATTATAACATAA
- the LOC133708092 gene encoding protein NRT1/ PTR FAMILY 2.13, which translates to MVWERIRSPNFFSSFCCCFRSKPRAHSSPSSSEALLLLQKEVDDVVVTRPGWKAMPYILGNEAIEKMATFGLTTNLMVYLVREYHMDQVFAANLLALWTCAYCLFTVLGASLADTYLGKFRTILFASFASLLGMVTITLTAFVPLLRPPPCDLAQHCISNTKTQLWILIMGLSWLGIGSAGIRPCSLPFGIDQFDSSTVEGRLAIHSFLNWYYTSATLVVLINLVFVVYIQDSVSWALGFGIPTLLMMLCAIPLFLVGSNIYVRVKPEGSIFLSFAQVLVAAYKKRHLKLLNDERVQGVLFDASLDGNAVVSKLPLSTQSSFLKKAALVVDNELKEDGFSANVWRLCTMQQVEDVICVLKTLPIWASGGIFLIPFVEEGTFMVSQALKMDRHIGTKFQMPAGSIKIISLSIVIIWLPLYDFVIQPALKKITKYEDGIPTLKRIGMGYVFSILCMLVAGLVEQQRRALATLHGESLNGVAPMSVFWLFPQLMLLGLSEVCGALGHIEFYNREFPEKMKSIGNSLIYLCMAGATYLSSLVVTFVHSVTGKHGQSNWLDNDINAGRLDFFYFLIAGLGVLNFVYFVFCARGYTYKASVKAVEIVPDV; encoded by the exons ATGGTGTGGGAGAGAATAAGAAGCCCTaatttcttctcctccttctgctgcTGCTTCAGATCAAAACCCAGAGCTCATTCTAGTCCTTCTTCTTCAGAGGCATTACTGCTGTTACAAAAGGAGGTAGACGATGTGGTGGTTACAAGGCCCGGATGGAAGGCCATGCCTTACATTTTGGGGAACGAAGCGATCGAGAAGATGGCGACTTTTGGGCTCACAACAAACTTGATGGTGTATCTGGTGAGGGAGTATCACATGGATCAGGTTTTTGCTGCAAACCTTCTCGCTCTCTGGACCTGTGCTTACTGTTTGTTCACCGTTCTCGGTGCTTCTCTTGCTGATACATACCTTGGCAAATTCCGAACGATTCTTTTCGCTTCCTTTGCAAGTCTTCTG GGCATGGTGACAATAACTCTGACAGCCTTTGTGCCACTACTGCGACCTCCACCTTGCGATCTTGCTCAGCATTGCATCTCCAACACAAAAACCCAATTGTGGATTTTGATTATGGGTCTAAGCTGGTTAGGCATAGGCAGTGCTGGGATTAGGCCATGCAGCCTTCCCTTTGGAATTGATCAATTTGATTCTTCAACTGTGGAAGGAAGACTAGCGATCCATAGCTTCTTAAATTGGTACTACACCTCAGCTACATTGGTTGTGTTAATCAATCTAGTCTTCGTGGTCTACATTCAAGACTCTGTGAGTTGGGCTCTGGGATTTGGCATACCCACCCTGCTCATGATGTTATGTGCAATTCCTTTATTTTTGGTTGGATCGAACATCTACGTGCGTGTGAAGCCAGAAGGAAGCATATTCTTAAGCTTTGCACAAGTTCTTGTTGCGGCATACAAGAAGCGCCATCTTAAGCTTCTCAATGATGAAAGGGTACAGGGAGTTCTTTTCGATGCTTCATTGGATGGGAATGCAGTAGTGTCAAAGCTTCCTCTATCCACTCAATCTAG CTTCTTGAAGAAAGCGGCCCTAGTGGTGGATAATGAACTTAAAGAAGATGGATTTTCTGCAAATGTGTGGAGGCTGTGCACCATGCAACAAGTTGAAGATGTAATATGTGTGTTAAAAACTCTCCCAATATGGGCTTCTGGAGGCATCTTCTTGATCCCTTTTGTAGAGGAAGGAACATTTATGGTATCACAAGCCCTAAAAATGGACCGTCACATCGGAACCAAATTCCAAATGCCTGCAGGTTCAATCAAAATAATATCATTGAGCATAGTAATTATATGGCTCCCGTTGTACGACTTTGTTATACAACCAGCCCTGAAAAAGATCACCAAGTATGAAGATGGGATTCCAACTTTAAAAAGAATAGGAATGGGGTACGTTTTCTCAATTCTATGTATGTTGGTGGCTGGATTGGTTGAGCAACAGAGAAGAGCTTTGGCTACATTACATGGTGAATCACTAAATGGGGTTGCACCCATGTCGGTTTTCTGGCTGTTTCCACAGCTTATGCTACTGGGGCTTAGTGAGGTGTGTGGGGCTCTTGGACACATTGAATTTTATAACAGAGAGTTTCCTGAGAAGATGAAGAGTATTGGGAACTCTTTGATCTATCTCTGCATGGCGGGTGCGACTTATTTGAGTAGTTTGGTGGTGACCTTTGTGCATAGTGTTACTGGAAAGCATGGCCAATCCAACTGGTTGGATAATGATATCAATGCCGGCAGATTGGACTTCTTTTACTTCTTGATAGCTGGGTTAGGGGTGCTAAATTTTGTTTACTTTGTGTTTTGTGCTCGTGGATATACTTACAAGGCTAGTGTAAAGGCAGTAGAGATCGTCCCTGATGTTTAA
- the LOC133709170 gene encoding uncharacterized protein At1g27050, with product MNRKRNKPYFSSRRAPASASKRRRPLPPHAEDPEEAELDKPTFKPPPPPALVVMGLPPDSSVLDLKSRFEIYGPISRIRIDRDAVGHVAFRTADAAQAAVDAALDPSFGITLHSKKLQVLWATDPLAQWRKGVAVDDANRDSSNETTSSSKLLRAGMPLRSHGRGNKLASAIVNPRGAPESSESSVLEVPSRAREIVAYDDIL from the exons ATGAACCGCAAGAGAAATaaaccctacttctcttccCGCCGCGCCCCTGCCTCCGCATCCAAACGGCGTCGTCCCCTCCCCCCTCACGCGGAGGACCCCGAAGAAGCCGAGCTGGACAAGCCCACCTTcaagccgccgccgccgcccgcTCTGGTCGTAATGGGTCTCCCGCCGGACTCCTCCGTCCTCGACCTCAAGTCCCGCTTCGAGATCTACGGCCCCATCTCCCGCATCCGCATCGATCGCGACGCAGTCGGCCACGTGGCATTCCGCACCGCCGACGCCGCCCAAGCCGCCGTGGACGCCGCCCTCGACCCCTCCTTCGGCATTACCCTCCACTCCAAAAAG TTACAGGTACTGTGGGCAACAGACCCACTGGCACAGTGGCGGAAAGGAGTTGCGGTGGATGATGCTAATAGGGATTCGAGTAATGAGACGACGTCGTCTTCCAAGCTTTTGAGGGCTGGGATGCCACTGAGAAGTCATGGCAGAGGTAACAAGCTTGCTTCGGCTATAGTCAACCCAAGAGGAGCTCCCGAGAGTTCTGAATCGTCAGTGTTGGAGGTGCCTTCGAGAGCAAGAGAGATTGTGGCTTATGATGACATTCTGTAA